CAGCAAGCTGACAGGTTCGCTGATCACGGTACCGGCTTTTCCAATACCAGGTGCTTTCACGAAAAAAGGAACGCGGGTTGACTCTTCCCAGAGAGTAAATTTTTCCAAATTTTCTTTTTCTCCAATATGCATGCCATGATCCGACCAAAGCACTACTATAGTTTCATCGGCTTTTCCTGATTCCTCAAGCGCATCCAATAGTCGCATGATTTGAGCATCCGCAAAACTGATGGACGCCAAGTAGGCCTGAATCACATGCTTCCATTGCTTATTCTCCAAGACAAACTTATGCCAGCCTCGTCGAATGTGGACCAAGGCATCTTCCAGATCATGCTCTGCTATCTCCAGCTCTGGAATATCCTCGAGTGGATACATGTCGAAATACTTTTGCGGCACCTCCCAAGGCATGTGGGGTCGAAAAATACCACAAGCGAGATAGAGTGGATGTTCCCGCGGACGATTTAATTCGTAGCGCACCCAATCAACCAACTGGTGGTCGATCATTTTTTTATCTTCCGCTTGAATCGGCCCCCATGTGAACCACTTATGCCGACCTCCTTCAAACTGCTCTGGATTGATAACATCCTCAGGGGCACTGATTTGATGGCCCATGGGAACAGAAATACTCGGATAATAAAAATCCCAACCATCCGGATCCGCTTGATTCGAGGTAAGCCACGGTGGAGCGAGTGAATGATAGATCTTTCCGCCCGCCAAAGTTTCATATCCACGGTTCTTAAAAAACTGCTCAACCGTTTCTATGTCTTTAAGAATCGGAATCTCCCGCCATTTAGGTCCGTCAAACCAGACGTTTTGCATAACACCGGATTTGGACGGTTGAACACCAGTCATATTGGCCAAACGCGAAGAGGCACACGCAGGTGATGCACAATGCGCATTGGCAA
This genomic stretch from Opitutia bacterium ISCC 52 harbors:
- a CDS encoding sulfatase, producing the protein MTKKLTIFVLVSFLFLTPLFSKQPNILFIAVDDMNDWIGPLGGLDIAKTPGLDRLAAEGVTFANAHCASPACASSRLANMTGVQPSKSGVMQNVWFDGPKWREIPILKDIETVEQFFKNRGYETLAGGKIYHSLAPPWLTSNQADPDGWDFYYPSISVPMGHQISAPEDVINPEQFEGGRHKWFTWGPIQAEDKKMIDHQLVDWVRYELNRPREHPLYLACGIFRPHMPWEVPQKYFDMYPLEDIPELEIAEHDLEDALVHIRRGWHKFVLENKQWKHVIQAYLASISFADAQIMRLLDALEESGKADETIVVLWSDHGMHIGEKENLEKFTLWEESTRVPFFVKAPGIGKAGTVISEPVSLLDVYPTLVDLAGFDTPEHCNGVSVVPLLENPNKKRDHRALTSFTFPGEKTGHSLRGARYRYIYYEWNHLEELYDHENDPHEFVNLAYDSRFGSQIKDMRNELVSRVDEVSLKSISKPPAGYTVRAGRVMANEYESMTEVPLPKERPKVQGIR